In Triticum aestivum cultivar Chinese Spring chromosome 5B, IWGSC CS RefSeq v2.1, whole genome shotgun sequence, the following proteins share a genomic window:
- the LOC123116258 gene encoding uncharacterized protein isoform X1 codes for METAQERELLQLQLQGWPFHAMPPSFDAGNGAYSGSGSSSMSSDVGGGDSFLLGWEQPFGGCFGLADAQLHDLFPLCTMEPLALSPAATSTAADLPSEQQVPAPAAMPNGELGDLLLNFWDAGDARERPVAINSGCVPPQHEKSSQSSAATATNSFLCKQNDEDDLLGSIFSKRPTLAEEPPVLFLAPAEAEPLPSTSSSSSCHADPHASDAGGARAQDTTTKPSGARAPPLPRCSSSSLKRATPEAASESAEAECSQSGGKRRKVSASVLCPFAVLKPDGLDGGATLADINARILMRPARPVRHPVGEYACAPRVLAADAPGISGRAVSGFTRLHTPGRGTITIMRTRG; via the exons ATGGAGACAGCGCAGGAAAGAGAgctgctgcagctgcagctgcaggGGTGGCCTTTCCACGCCATGCCGCCCAGCTTCGACGCCGGCAACGGCGCctacagcggcagcggcagcagcagcatgagcagcgacgtcggcggcggcgacTCCTTCCTGCTCGGGTGGGAGCAGCCGTTCGGCGGCTGCTTCGGCCTCGCCGACGCGCAACTCCACGACCTCTTCCCCCTCT GCACGATGGAGCCGCTCGCGTTGTCGCCGGCCGCGACGTCCACGGCGGCGGACCTCCCGTCGGAGCAGCAGGTCCCGGCGCCGGCGGCAATGCCCAACGGGGAGCTCGGCGACCTCCTGCTG AATTTCTGGGACGCCGGTGATGCGAGAGAGCGGCCGGTCGCAATCAATTCGGGCTGCGTGCCACCGCAGCACGAGAAGAGCAGCCAGAGCAGCGCTGCCACCGCCACGAACTCTTTCCTCTGTAAGCAAA ATGATGAGGACGATCTTTTGGGCTCCATTTTCTCCAAGAGGCCCACCCTGGCAGAAGAACCACCCGTGCTCTTCCTCGCCCCGGCGGAGGCGGAGCCCCTCCccagcacctcctcctcctccagctgcCACGCGGACCCACATGCCAGCGACGCCGGCGGGGCCCGGGCTCAGGACACCACCACCAAGCCAAGTGGCGCGCGGGCCCCGCCTCTCCCtcgctgctcctcctcgtcgttgaAACGGGCGACACCAGAAG CAGCATCGGAGTCGGCGGAGGCGGAGTGCAGCCAGAGCGGCGGCAAGCGGCGGAAGGTGTCGGCGAGCGTGCTGTGCCCGTTCGCCGTGCTGAAGCCCGACGGGCTGGACGGCGGCGCGACGCTGGCGGACATCAACGCGCGCATCCTCATGCGGCCGGCGCGGCCCGTGCGGCACCCCGTCGGCGAGTACGCGTGCGCGCCGCGCGTGCTGGCGGCCGACGCGCCGGGCATCTCCGGCAGGGCCGTCTCGGGGTTCACGAGGCTGCACACCCCCGGCCGCGGCACCATTACCATCATGAGGACGCGAGGCTAA
- the LOC123116258 gene encoding uncharacterized protein isoform X2, whose protein sequence is METAQERELLQLQLQGWPFHAMPPSFDAGNGAYSGSGSSSMSSDVGGGDSFLLGWEQPFGGCFGLADAQLHDLFPLCTMEPLALSPAATSTAADLPSEQQVPAPAAMPNGELGDLLLNFWDAGDARERPVAINSGCVPPQHEKSSQSSAATATNSFLCKQNDEDDLLGSIFSKRPTLAEEPPVLFLAPAEAEPLPSTSSSSSCHADPHASDAGGARAQDTTTKPSGARAPPLPRCSSSSLKRATPEASESAEAECSQSGGKRRKVSASVLCPFAVLKPDGLDGGATLADINARILMRPARPVRHPVGEYACAPRVLAADAPGISGRAVSGFTRLHTPGRGTITIMRTRG, encoded by the exons ATGGAGACAGCGCAGGAAAGAGAgctgctgcagctgcagctgcaggGGTGGCCTTTCCACGCCATGCCGCCCAGCTTCGACGCCGGCAACGGCGCctacagcggcagcggcagcagcagcatgagcagcgacgtcggcggcggcgacTCCTTCCTGCTCGGGTGGGAGCAGCCGTTCGGCGGCTGCTTCGGCCTCGCCGACGCGCAACTCCACGACCTCTTCCCCCTCT GCACGATGGAGCCGCTCGCGTTGTCGCCGGCCGCGACGTCCACGGCGGCGGACCTCCCGTCGGAGCAGCAGGTCCCGGCGCCGGCGGCAATGCCCAACGGGGAGCTCGGCGACCTCCTGCTG AATTTCTGGGACGCCGGTGATGCGAGAGAGCGGCCGGTCGCAATCAATTCGGGCTGCGTGCCACCGCAGCACGAGAAGAGCAGCCAGAGCAGCGCTGCCACCGCCACGAACTCTTTCCTCTGTAAGCAAA ATGATGAGGACGATCTTTTGGGCTCCATTTTCTCCAAGAGGCCCACCCTGGCAGAAGAACCACCCGTGCTCTTCCTCGCCCCGGCGGAGGCGGAGCCCCTCCccagcacctcctcctcctccagctgcCACGCGGACCCACATGCCAGCGACGCCGGCGGGGCCCGGGCTCAGGACACCACCACCAAGCCAAGTGGCGCGCGGGCCCCGCCTCTCCCtcgctgctcctcctcgtcgttgaAACGGGCGACACCAGAAG CATCGGAGTCGGCGGAGGCGGAGTGCAGCCAGAGCGGCGGCAAGCGGCGGAAGGTGTCGGCGAGCGTGCTGTGCCCGTTCGCCGTGCTGAAGCCCGACGGGCTGGACGGCGGCGCGACGCTGGCGGACATCAACGCGCGCATCCTCATGCGGCCGGCGCGGCCCGTGCGGCACCCCGTCGGCGAGTACGCGTGCGCGCCGCGCGTGCTGGCGGCCGACGCGCCGGGCATCTCCGGCAGGGCCGTCTCGGGGTTCACGAGGCTGCACACCCCCGGCCGCGGCACCATTACCATCATGAGGACGCGAGGCTAA
- the LOC123116258 gene encoding uncharacterized protein isoform X3, with translation METAQERELLQLQLQGWPFHAMPPSFDAGNGAYSGSGSSSMSSDVGGGDSFLLGWEQPFGGCFGLADAQLHDLFPLCTMEPLALSPAATSTAADLPSEQQVPAPAAMPNGELGDLLLNFWDAGDARERPVAINSGCVPPQHEKSSQSSAATATNSFLYDEDDLLGSIFSKRPTLAEEPPVLFLAPAEAEPLPSTSSSSSCHADPHASDAGGARAQDTTTKPSGARAPPLPRCSSSSLKRATPEAASESAEAECSQSGGKRRKVSASVLCPFAVLKPDGLDGGATLADINARILMRPARPVRHPVGEYACAPRVLAADAPGISGRAVSGFTRLHTPGRGTITIMRTRG, from the exons ATGGAGACAGCGCAGGAAAGAGAgctgctgcagctgcagctgcaggGGTGGCCTTTCCACGCCATGCCGCCCAGCTTCGACGCCGGCAACGGCGCctacagcggcagcggcagcagcagcatgagcagcgacgtcggcggcggcgacTCCTTCCTGCTCGGGTGGGAGCAGCCGTTCGGCGGCTGCTTCGGCCTCGCCGACGCGCAACTCCACGACCTCTTCCCCCTCT GCACGATGGAGCCGCTCGCGTTGTCGCCGGCCGCGACGTCCACGGCGGCGGACCTCCCGTCGGAGCAGCAGGTCCCGGCGCCGGCGGCAATGCCCAACGGGGAGCTCGGCGACCTCCTGCTG AATTTCTGGGACGCCGGTGATGCGAGAGAGCGGCCGGTCGCAATCAATTCGGGCTGCGTGCCACCGCAGCACGAGAAGAGCAGCCAGAGCAGCGCTGCCACCGCCACGAACTCTTTCCTCT ATGATGAGGACGATCTTTTGGGCTCCATTTTCTCCAAGAGGCCCACCCTGGCAGAAGAACCACCCGTGCTCTTCCTCGCCCCGGCGGAGGCGGAGCCCCTCCccagcacctcctcctcctccagctgcCACGCGGACCCACATGCCAGCGACGCCGGCGGGGCCCGGGCTCAGGACACCACCACCAAGCCAAGTGGCGCGCGGGCCCCGCCTCTCCCtcgctgctcctcctcgtcgttgaAACGGGCGACACCAGAAG CAGCATCGGAGTCGGCGGAGGCGGAGTGCAGCCAGAGCGGCGGCAAGCGGCGGAAGGTGTCGGCGAGCGTGCTGTGCCCGTTCGCCGTGCTGAAGCCCGACGGGCTGGACGGCGGCGCGACGCTGGCGGACATCAACGCGCGCATCCTCATGCGGCCGGCGCGGCCCGTGCGGCACCCCGTCGGCGAGTACGCGTGCGCGCCGCGCGTGCTGGCGGCCGACGCGCCGGGCATCTCCGGCAGGGCCGTCTCGGGGTTCACGAGGCTGCACACCCCCGGCCGCGGCACCATTACCATCATGAGGACGCGAGGCTAA